A genomic stretch from Thermomicrobiales bacterium includes:
- a CDS encoding ComEC/Rec2 family competence protein — translation MTGLAIGSSFLISFGLGFGAFIAVFGITLLVRLRGAVGPVSTAAIVLASLAGAIWAQSSSPTPTTGLTTAGFEGVVRVAEGPFLTASGQRFVGYGRSTREERVCIYAGPTPKLHRGDRIFLSGRLIAPVDLAEIGNAALRARNCSAQLNAETMVVVEPGHGLVSALSRVRTDMSAFLMQAAPGDAGALLSGLVTGDDGGLSREARDAFLASGTTHITAISGANFSVLILLLSVMATGAMKRSLWFVGAATSAVWLFAIMVGLQPSALRAALLATAVLLGRWLGRAPDLLTLTVLLAAIQILFRPHDFWTLGFQLSIAATVALIVVFDGSERFGARSAGASLALSVVAAQLATLPILAATIGTLNGIGLFANLLIGPLASLVFPIALVGASIGFAAPWIGEMVLLPAIWLSGLMVDIVELADRYLPGAVQLGRPVSAAIAVLTVACWSTIFALSGDLRRMGRHAVSLVRNW, via the coding sequence ATGACCGGCCTGGCGATTGGCAGCTCGTTCCTCATCAGCTTCGGGCTCGGTTTCGGCGCATTCATTGCTGTCTTTGGAATCACGCTTCTCGTGCGATTGCGGGGAGCGGTGGGCCCTGTTAGCACGGCTGCTATTGTGCTTGCCTCGCTCGCAGGCGCCATCTGGGCGCAGTCATCAAGCCCGACGCCAACCACCGGCCTCACGACAGCCGGGTTCGAAGGCGTCGTTCGAGTCGCAGAAGGGCCCTTTCTCACCGCAAGCGGCCAGCGGTTCGTTGGATATGGCAGATCGACTCGCGAAGAACGCGTGTGCATCTACGCGGGTCCGACACCAAAGCTCCATCGTGGCGACCGCATCTTTCTTTCCGGTCGTCTGATAGCGCCGGTCGATTTGGCCGAGATCGGCAATGCGGCTTTGCGTGCCCGCAACTGTTCGGCTCAACTGAACGCCGAGACGATGGTCGTCGTCGAACCGGGCCATGGCCTCGTATCGGCGCTCTCGCGCGTGCGCACGGACATGTCGGCTTTCCTCATGCAAGCAGCGCCAGGCGATGCGGGTGCTTTGCTCAGCGGACTCGTGACCGGAGATGATGGAGGACTGTCTCGAGAAGCCCGCGACGCATTTCTGGCGTCCGGGACCACCCACATCACAGCGATCTCAGGCGCGAATTTCTCGGTATTGATCTTGCTCCTCAGTGTCATGGCTACTGGCGCAATGAAACGCAGCCTTTGGTTCGTCGGTGCGGCCACCAGCGCTGTCTGGCTCTTTGCGATCATGGTTGGGTTGCAGCCTTCGGCGCTTCGGGCGGCGCTACTGGCGACCGCAGTGCTGTTGGGGCGTTGGTTGGGGAGAGCACCTGACCTGTTGACGCTCACGGTCCTCCTGGCGGCAATCCAGATCTTGTTTCGGCCACATGATTTCTGGACGCTCGGATTCCAGCTGTCCATTGCCGCGACCGTGGCGTTGATCGTGGTGTTCGACGGAAGCGAGCGTTTTGGCGCCAGGTCGGCCGGCGCCTCGCTTGCCCTGAGCGTGGTCGCAGCGCAACTCGCCACGCTGCCAATTCTCGCGGCGACGATCGGCACGCTCAATGGCATTGGGCTCTTCGCCAATCTCCTCATCGGCCCATTGGCGTCGTTGGTGTTTCCGATTGCACTGGTCGGTGCATCGATCGGATTCGCCGCGCCTTGGATCGGAGAGATGGTGTTGTTGCCAGCCATCTGGCTTTCGGGGTTGATGGTCGACATTGTCGAGCTGGCCGACCGTTACCTCCCTGGCGCAGTGCAGCTGGGTCGGCCAGTGTCGGCTGCGATTGCCGTTCTCACCGTTGCGTGCTGGTCGACGATCTTTGCCTTGAGTGGCGATCTGCGCCGCATGGGACGCCACGCAGTCTCGCTCGTTCGCAATTGGTAG
- a CDS encoding ComEA family DNA-binding protein, whose product MSWLRRNFILLAAVALGIVLGVAALRVFDDRSAPPIIVRDAAQSRTISVQVSGEVAAPGVYDLDPDARLEDAIRAAGGATSDADLAALNLARRVRDGEEIEIPRIRPTPGPGTPVAEEGDERINVNTATADELDTLPGIGPALADAIIEYRETIGPFGSIDELARVPGISARMVDAMRDQVTT is encoded by the coding sequence ATGAGTTGGCTACGCCGTAACTTCATCCTGCTTGCGGCGGTGGCGCTCGGCATCGTGCTGGGCGTTGCCGCGTTGCGGGTGTTCGACGATCGTTCCGCGCCCCCGATCATCGTGCGTGACGCTGCGCAATCGCGAACCATCTCGGTGCAAGTGAGCGGAGAGGTTGCCGCGCCAGGCGTCTATGACCTGGATCCTGATGCCCGCCTGGAGGATGCGATACGTGCCGCGGGAGGCGCCACGAGTGACGCAGACCTTGCTGCGCTGAACCTCGCGCGGAGGGTGCGGGACGGGGAGGAGATAGAGATTCCCAGAATTCGTCCGACACCCGGCCCAGGCACTCCCGTCGCCGAGGAAGGCGATGAGCGGATAAACGTCAATACGGCGACTGCCGACGAGCTGGACACCTTGCCAGGAATCGGACCGGCGCTCGCCGATGCGATCATCGAGTATCGCGAAACGATCGGTCCGTTCGGCTCGATCGACGAGCTGGCCCGCGTGCCTGGAATCTCCGCGCGCATGGTCGATGCCATGCGTGATCAGGTCACGACCTAG
- a CDS encoding sugar phosphate nucleotidyltransferase, with product MDIILPVAGLGTRLRPQTWSKPKPLVSVAGRPMLAHVLDRVMTLEPRRLIFITGYLGKQIEEWVAAEYDTEAHFVEQPKMLGQTDAIIRARDAADQDALILFPDMLFEADFSVIESSDADVIAFVKEVPDPSAFGIAVEEGGRVVRLVEKPQNPVSNQALVGIYYFRDMADLYSAILEQFERKISLKNEYFLADAVQIMIDRGKKVVTAPVTVWEDCGNDAALLQTNRYLLETISDGDPRIDGSGVIEPSFIHPTARIESSIVGPFASIGPNATVSHSIVRDTIVDAGAKVDNAILDYSIVGKDASVSGHAVSVNVGDSSVVRI from the coding sequence GTGGACATCATTTTGCCGGTGGCAGGACTAGGAACTCGACTTCGGCCGCAGACCTGGAGCAAGCCAAAGCCGCTTGTTTCGGTTGCCGGTCGACCCATGCTCGCGCACGTGCTCGACCGCGTGATGACGCTCGAGCCCCGTCGCCTCATCTTCATTACGGGTTATCTTGGCAAGCAGATCGAAGAGTGGGTAGCTGCCGAATACGACACCGAAGCCCATTTCGTTGAGCAACCAAAGATGCTTGGGCAGACCGACGCAATCATCCGCGCCAGAGACGCCGCGGATCAGGATGCGCTCATTCTCTTCCCCGACATGCTTTTCGAAGCTGATTTCAGTGTGATCGAATCCAGCGATGCCGATGTGATCGCCTTTGTGAAGGAGGTACCCGATCCATCAGCGTTCGGGATTGCGGTCGAAGAAGGGGGACGTGTGGTGCGGCTGGTGGAGAAACCGCAGAATCCGGTCTCGAACCAGGCGCTTGTAGGCATCTACTACTTCCGGGATATGGCGGATCTCTACAGCGCGATCCTGGAGCAGTTCGAGCGCAAGATTTCGCTCAAGAACGAGTATTTTCTGGCCGATGCGGTTCAGATCATGATCGATCGTGGCAAGAAGGTCGTGACGGCGCCGGTTACGGTTTGGGAGGACTGCGGGAACGACGCCGCCCTGCTGCAGACGAACCGGTACCTGCTCGAAACGATTTCCGACGGTGATCCACGCATCGACGGATCGGGCGTCATCGAGCCGTCATTCATTCATCCGACGGCCAGGATCGAGTCTTCGATTGTTGGACCCTTCGCCAGTATCGGTCCGAACGCCACGGTATCCCATTCGATTGTGCGCGATACGATCGTGGATGCTGGCGCCAAAGTGGACAACGCGATTCTCGACTATTCGATCGTCGGGAAGGATGCCAGCGTTTCGGGGCATGCGGTGAGCGTGAACGTCGGCGACTCCAGCGTGGTGCGGATTTGA